In Euphorbia lathyris chromosome 2, ddEupLath1.1, whole genome shotgun sequence, the sequence AAAACGTCGTCGTTTTGTGTAGGTTAacttaaaacaaattaaagatGGAAAGGGCAATTTTGCCCCCTTTCCATCTTTAATTTCTTTCTCCCTTTTCCTTTGTCTTCTACACAAATTAGAGATGGATTTGGGAAAAAATTTCCAAATTActccacattttttttttgaaatttcaattGCCTAACTATTTTTTATTCTCATTCAACTTCCAACcttcaaataattttttttcattgtttattttaattctagatttagttttataatttataaattagagatTATTAAATTGGGGTTTGTTTTGtgagatttctaatttatagtAATATGTTGTTTGCATAGAGATTTTTTtagtaattataattaatttaggaaattttaatttagggtataattaaaatatttctatttactttaatttaaattatgatttatttattatattgggGATTATTAACTGAATTGATATTGTGATATTTAGGGagttttgaatttaactaaataaaatcaTATTATAACTAAATATGATAAACTTaaactataaattaaactaaGAATCTCATTATAACTAAATGcggtaaaaaaaatcaaataaaatactATTAATTTAGGTATTTTTAGATTTTAGCTCAAGCAATTGCTAGTGAACAGTGAACATATcgggaaaaaaaaattccaaaaaaacttttgtatataaatacaCATTTTCAGCAGAaatcaaattattgaaaaaaaaattctacctACAGGGGATCCCCCCCCTCCCTCTCCCCCTCCCCCCGATGTATGAGTCCCGGCTCCGCCATTGTCTGCAGCTAAGCCATATCGGGTCAACGAATCCGCTACACGGTTGTTTTCCCTATAAATGTGAGTTCCACAAAAGTCCATATCATGTAACGTGGACATCGGTCATAATATTTGATTTTGAATTTCAGGATTCATAattaaaataagagaaaatttaGAGGCCATGCGTGTAATTACTGAAAGTGGATAAAAGTTACGAAAACCCAACCAATAAcaacaaatatatataataaatattagaTAAAGATTAatagttaaattattaattacgcaaaaaaaaaagtttttttttgtaggcACGAATTGATTCGTTTAAGAAtctaatctaattttttttttacaaatttgaTGTACATGGATGAaagcaaataaaattaaataaataaataaataaaaagtaacaAGAAGAAAAAGTAAATTTAAGTAATTTTGAAACTAGAAACACGTTTGATTAATACCTCATTTCAATTACATCATGTTCTGCATCACATGACGCAATCGAAACAACAATTCACTCGCACCCTGCTTCGATTACGTCATGTGTTGCATCACATAACGCATTCGAAACAACATTTGCCTAACACCCGCTCCGATTGCGTCATGTGTTGCGTCACAATGACGCAATCGGAATAACGGTCGTAACACACTTCAATTGCATCATATGTTGCTGTCACGTGACGCAATCGGAACGGATGTTGTTAATAAAACCTAGgcttatctttttctttttgagtTTGAAAACAGAGGGGGGAAAAGGCGAGAATGTGGGATTTTGTAGCAGATATAGTTGCAGAGATATTATTGAGGATGCCCATAGACTCCATCATCAGATGCAGTTGCGTCTGCAAATCATTGTACTCCCTTATTAGAAGCCCTAATTTCATTTCAAGCCATCTCCAGCAAACCCTTGTCACTAAAAATACTCAAAGTTTTGTTTATCACGAATTTAATGAATATGACAGTAATagccacttattgtttttaaACAATGAAGAtgagttcataaaaaaaaaataaaaacaatcaaGATGAGTTCGAGTCTAAGATACTCCGTCTCTCTGCCGATCTCATTTCTAGCTTTAGAGTCGCCTGCTCTTGCAACGGTATAGTCTGTCTCTTTCATCATCTATTTGAGGAGAAGTTTCTCCTCTTTAACCCTTCAATTCGACATTTTATATCACTTCTTAGATCCAGATTCTCGAGCCTTCTAGCAACAGGACGGCTTACGGGTTTTGGTTAACCaggattataaaattttagtgaTAAACTATATTCACAATTTCAGTGCTGAGATCTACTCACTCAATTCGAATTCCTGGAGGATATTAAACTATAAAatcttattttttctatttaaacATGTGCATAGCCTCTTCTACTCGAGAAACAAAACAAAGGTGAAGCTGGGGATCAAGAAATGGAAAGTGAAGCTGATGATTGGAAATATTCAAAGCATGCGAATAGTGCAGAGCAATGAAGGTATCCGTTTAATATTTGAGTGATGTTTGGTTCTGTGAGTAATGGCTCTGCTTTAACAAACATCCTTTTTATTCACCTTTGGCAATGAAGTTGTTTTCTTATGCACTCTCTGGTTTCTATAATTTCGTTTATGTGATGGTAATGCATCAATCTTGGGATTAGCTTGAAACATATCATGAATCACTTGTTGGACAATAAGACCTAAATAATCTTGGAGTTGGTAATTTTTCTCAATCAgttatatatatactatatatttGGGTTGCAAGAACCGAGCTTATTTTTCATGTTGTCAAGTGTAAACCCAGGCTCGAAAACATACAAGTAGTTTTGGAAATCCATTGATGACCAAAACATGTATAGCTTATTGATAATTATGACCAAAACTGATATGATGATCTTTTGATATCTACCTGCTGGTCTCTGGCTAGATAAAATTCTTCATATTGCTGATCTATTAGCAAAATCTTAACTATTATCTAatcattttctctcttttattaatatttgtaGGATAGGAATACCGATGCTGTAAGTGTTGATTAAAGTCCTTTTGGTTGCCGAAAAGAATCTAACGTAAAGCTGCTGTATTCAATTGTTACTACAGATGAACACATTTTGATATTTTGTGAGCAAGACATATATGGCTATATGCTGGTTAGACCATAACTAGAAATTTGAATGTTTTTCTTTCAACTCTAAAAACATATGTTCGTATGGAGTCTAAAATTGTCATCTGTGTGCTTGCTTGCTTGCAATGTTTAGCGAAGTCTAGAAATGCTATCTTTTTTGCTCAGGCTGGTAACTGATTAAATTGAATATTTGTATGAGTTGTTAAATTGGACATCATCTACCAGTTTAAGGCTTGTACTTCTGGTTAATCATTAGGAAAACAGTGTTAGCTAAGACCAATGATTGTTAGGAGCATTTTTCAATTTCTCTTTTTACTTCCAACGAAGTAAAACAATGATCGCTACATGAAGATTCTATAGAAATCTCAAAAGTAGCATGCTATGTCATCTTTACAGTTTAGCATGAACCAGGAACTTCTCAGCCCTACTTTACACAGTATGAATACAATTTATAGTACAGGAGAGTAGTATTTAGAATTGCATTGATGATTCAACTCCCAACGCTTTACGGCCAACTCATCATGTTTTAGTCTTGGCTTCTGATCATTTTGAACAGTCTACTGCTGTAAATGAATGTAATAGGATGAATTAGCAGATGTTTGGAAATGCTATTTCTGCATCTACAATCATCTAGTAAGACCTTGTAATGTAAACATAAATATACCTCAGAACTGGCTTCTGCTGCCTCGGTTATTCTTGCTTCTGATTTCTCATTCGAGTATCTGGTCAAGAAAACATTGCAATGTTAAGACCTAGTTAGAGCAAGCGCAATATCAAGTAGCAAGAAGATgcataaacaaaaataaatatttctatgcTAAATGTATGGAAGTTGAGGAAAATTCGAAACAGTGCTTACGTTGAGAGTATGGTAACCCAAATGAGTTCTACACAGTCAACCCAAAGAAGCCTTTGTTCCACTGGGATCACACCATATGTAATCAAATGTGCGAATGGCCAAAGCTTCCAGCCTGCCTGTAAAATCATATCAATGAATGCTTTAAGCCTTTGAATGATAGGCATTAAACAGCCAATATAACTACTAAATGTGGGGGGAAATGGCAGAAGGTTGTCTTACTGTCAGCATAGGGAAGAAAGTAGCCTTCAATTCACTAAAAATGGTGAAGGGGGATTCGAGACGGAGGATTCCTAATGCTATAAAATAGATGCTGTTCCAAAGTGCTGCCCATGCTGTCTGGTCAAAGGCCACTTTAACAGGAACCACCCACCAATCTTGGAACGGGAAAAGCTCCTGAAATGAATAAGGAAATAGTTCGTTTCAATTTCAGAATTACATTCAATGAGTTGCTAAACGAATGAAGAACATAAAAAATGCCAGAATTACCTCGCAGAACTGGTAATAATAATGTGAAAGGGAACCATGCAATGTAAAGCCAACAAGACCTGATCTAAACATTCGTGTACGGTCAAATTCAAAGATCGGTTTACCTTCAAAGCACTGTagaaaatccaaaataaataagtaaaaagAACAATCAACAAGATAAAAAGGAAACTTTTATATCTCAAAACATTTTCGAACCTGTGCAATCCAATCCCCTACTGAATAAACCACTCCACTAATCATCATTTTTGCTAAAACTGGATTCGTCTTGAGAGCTTCTTCATAAGCAGACCAATTGTGTTGAGGTGCATATCGCACTATCTCAAAAAGGGTCCAACCCTGATAAGACAAAAGCAAAGATGTGAgacataaaactaatagataaGAGCATTCGATCAATTCAACAACAAACCAATCACATCCTCATTCTGCAATGCTTCTTTCTGTGGTAATAGTCATATATGTATCCATCAAATTTCCAAAACATAAACAACAGCATCTAATGAAGTTTCTTAACCACCATATGGTCCATATAAACTGGCATTATTAACCCATAAGTCTTTGATTTCGTTATCGCAAATTCAGAATCAACCATGTTTTCAGCAGTTCAAGTCTCCTATAAAAAAGTTTCAACTTCCATGGCATTAGTTCTTTACTGCACATCAACACTTGTTTAAAATCTTATTAGTCCTCCTCTTGTAACTGAATTCCCATTGATAAACCTAAGTTCTCTACCTCATTTGCATGCCGAATCAACCTCAGAAACATTGTAACTGACCTTTTTAATCAAACCTATTCAATTAAGCCATATTCCACCTCTTACTACATATGATCATATACTACATAAAAATTCTGGATCATCAGAAGTTTGAAGTATCTCCTTACCAATTATACATCTTACATACACATGTGAAGAACCAAAAGTTAGGCATCCAGTGGAAAAATACAACAAAAGAACCTACTCAATACTCAATTCATATATCAAGTGAACTAGAATAAGCAAAGGCAAAGAAAGAATGTTCATAAACCTATACCACATAGTACCTAAAGTGAAAATTTTCAAAGCTTATGCACAAGTCTTCTACAACAAAAACAactctaaattaaaaaaaaaaaaatgataaaaatggtAAGATTCAAGCAGGTTAGAATTACACGCTGTCCCAACAGTAAAAATTAGAGCATAAGACATCATAAATCAAAGCCTACTTTTGCAATGTAAAAAGACACACACAAAGGAGATGCATTTATGCTTACATGCCAGTAATCATGATCTATCGTTAGCAACTTGGTAATGGCATAAGAACCCGCAGCCAGAACAATCATTGCATTTATAGTCCTATCAATTAACCTATCCATTTCTACTTCTCTCTGTCTTGCTTCTCCATCGTCTTCAATACCCGAACTAGAAGCGGAAGAAAACCCTTCAAAAGACAATTGGCCCACCTGAGTCGCCAATTCGGTCCCTTCAATCTCTATCTGGCTCATAACCACCTCTTCTTGCTGGTCTGTGAAGTCTTCACTCTGTACTGGGATAAAATCAAGCTCTTCTTGAACAACAGAGTTCAAGACCCAGCTATCAGTTCTCTGTTTTTTTCTCGATAAATTCATGCCATGGGTTAACTTTGAGCCAATGAATTGGGAATTGGGAAGGATTTTTGAAGTGGATTTTATGGATTTGGGTAGAGGAAGGAGACTATGGGGAGAAATGGTGTGGAGAGAAGCCATGGTAGGCTTCTAAGTTGAGGTTGGGAGGAACTGAGTTTAGTTGACCGAGTTATCAATCAAAACTAACTAGTCGTTTCTCCGAGTCGGAACTTGTGAGAGAATTCTGGATGTATATTGAAAGTTTGTGTTCGAGTGTGCTCCTGACTACTGTAAGTATACTAGGTTTGCTGTATAATTCTGGATTGACGGTGAAGATGACGTTTTCATGTGGGATGTATATTCAGCTCTGATTGGTCCAAAAGCAAGTGGTAGCATTGTATGTTGTCTTAAGTGTGTTAAGATAACGAATCCAGTCCACAAAATTAGAACATCGTAACTAACCTCAGCCATAAATTTCAATGAAATTCGAAAACaacttgtttttatttttcatcatgTCGATGTTCTGTAAGGAAAGGTGGGAACCAAGAGATTTGTTTGAAAAAATAgattatataaattttaaatatgtccttacaaaattaattatgaaaaatataaattaaatcctttgagaaagataaaataaatcAAGACATATGTTTCCAGTCAAGCTtaataaaatagtaaaatataacAAGAAATTTTAGTATGATATTATGTACATTGATAATTTGATGGTACATTGCATATTTTAAAATCTAGGGTATTAATATACTATGTATAATCAAACTATTGTTCTAGCGAATAGATGGCATGTTACATTATACGTTTGAAATCTCTTAAATACAATAGATAATGAATCTAAATTTATGAATAAGCATAAAAATAAGAAGCTTTGTATGTTCTATATACCGTTATTTGGTCAAAATTAATCcatgttttattattttatctaaaATTACTATAAATTATCTAGGTAAAAAAATtactataaattaaaatacgGACAAAGTTTTACATTTCTTACATTAAAATTATATCAGTAtttttccaataaaattaataatattaagaGTAAATTTGGTCTTATCTCACCCCTTGTGATCCTACGTGGCAGTAACTGTTTGTGTGTTTATGCTACAAAGGCATGAAGTGCGTGGGTGTGGAAAATTAGGTACTAACGATaacaattttttatataaaaatccctaaaatctaACATCCAAATCTCTAATTCCTATTTCCTTCATGATtcctcttttttcttctttattccTGTTGAACATAATCTTCTCCATTCCCGTTTTATCTCATTCATTACTCGATTTATTAGTTAAGTGTTTTGTTCTTCATTTGCAATTCGAATCTTTTCCATTAATTTGGAAATTTCGGCTCCAAATCCTGTCATGACAAGCGATAAGGTATGTTATTATGGTGAAATGACTAATATGAAAGTATGCTATTGACCGAATTTGACACGTGGCATTTGAGAAGTCAGACTTCAAACACATTTACACCGGTCAATTCTAACCTTCGAGAATGAAAATGGATGGGTGAGAAATACCagttttatggagttaatgggatAAATAAAACATTCGATAAGTTGGGGGGTAATTGGACAAGTtgaaggggtgagaaataccacttttatggagttaagggagtAAATaagatattcgatgagttgtggggtaaaatgatcaatttggacCTTAACCTGGAGTAGCATTAGaccataacaaaataaaatttattaaaaaagtaCTATGGTTGTGGCTATGAACTTTGAGATGATCTAGTGTATTAGAGCATCTACAACGGTttcttaaattggctcttaagcTAAAATTTGAGAATGAAGAATAAAAAATCAGTTCCAACagtctcttagtggctcctcaaatcactaagagcttcacaatcctctctattaatataGAGCATATCTCCATCTCTTAATGACtcataacttcattttttattaataatttattattgatgagtcTCTCCTCTTACATTATTgctaatataataataataataattgctaatataataataataataataaaataatagataAGAAGCGAATATATTTAACATGGTCGGAAACCTAAGATTTGTTTCCGTTCCTTTTCTTGTTTTCGTTTTTTGTAACttcatttgtaaaaaaaaaaaaaaaaagcaagagaaaagaagagaaaacctaagaataaaaaaaatggcaACTTGAAGATTATCTCTGGTCCGACAATGAAGATTCCGTTGCGTCTCTTCTCCACAGTGAAGATTATAACTATCAGGTCAAGTTTGAAGCTGATCTAGGATGAAATTGACAGGTAGGGAAGTTTAGTAATGGTACTGAAATTTCTCAGCTTCTAAAAATGCAATTTGTATCAACCCTATTTCGAATTTTCCCCAATTTTTTGACTGAATTTTCCTGTAATTTATGTATTAAGTTGCTCTAGATTAAAAAGGGTGGTTTCTTCCTTTTGAACATGAGAGATAGGGTTTCTTTCTGCTCTAAATAGTTGGGTTTGCATGTTGGTATTACTAGTTAATTTCAAGCAACTGAAACTTTTCTACATATGCTGAGGGTGTCGATCATAAATAGAGTAAGGGGAACATCATCTTTTTCACACACAATTGACTTTAAGTGAGTGACTTTTCAAGGATTTTGTAATCTTAATTTCCATGAGTGCTGCTGTATCCAAATAAGATGATTGGATGAATATCTTCATCTTTGTTTTTCTTATCAAACATTATATGCCCAAAGAGAGATGATATTATGCAATTCTACTTCCACAAGCTTTAATATTTATAACAACTTTCTAAATATACTACTTTTAAATCAGTAAGTTACTAGTATGATATATAATACGTTTGTTTATTTGTTTCATTACACAGATGGACGGTCATGGAGATGAAATTGCTTCCATTCAGAAATCCAACTCTATCCAGGACGATTTTATCTTTTAGTTTTCGCTTTGTGGATAAAATCTCTGATTAAGGTTTTGATGATTAATCAAATAAATCAGGCTGAGCTCTACTCTCTCCAACACATTTGTTGGAAGATTATTGCTCATCCTGGACCTTTCTCCACTTCCATTGATCACCCGGTTTGTGTTAACGGTTCGTTGTATTGGATCTCCTGTCCCGTAAAATCAATCGGACTGTTGTGACAGTATTTGACTTGAAAGATGTCGTCTTTGGTGAAATTAGCTTTCGAGTTTTCAATTGCAGGGGTATTAAGGATGATAGGAATGATGAGGATGATGATATTCAGGTTATGTATCTTATTAATGAGAAAAAGTGGAGGAAGTATTCAAGTGCGAGCGGCTAACCTTGGACTGGAACTATGGGTTTTATTATTTAAACGAGAAAGGGGGAAGTGGCAGTCCAATGTTTATGGATATCAAACAGAAGCAATTTATTGGATTACTTAGCATTACTTGATAAAGCATGGGAATCATCAACACCTCCTATGAGGAGAAAAGCTGGGGAATCATCAAGAGCTGCTTAAAACGTGTGTAGAACAGTTGAGGTAACAGTAtgaactttttttcttttttcttttgtgtCCTTcacatagttgttaaaggtgcAAGGCGCGCTAAGGCGCCAAGGGTTCCTGGAGCCTAGGCTCAAGGCTCAAGGCGAGgcgcataaaataaaataaaaatatatatatacactctTCTACTAGTTAAGCATAAACCAAAAAAACACACTTATTACCAAAATATATATACTCTTCTACTAGTTAAGCATCAACCCTTTTGCATTACTGTTAGGTCGTTATTATCTTAATTTTGAATCTAGATGTTATGAATTTCATTTTCAAAATGCATTGAATCGTTTGTACTAAAATAGTAATGGTTTCCTTTGCTGGTTGAATTTGAAGAATACTTGACCTTAAATAGAAATCACTGATGGTATATGTTCTGAAAGGATTCAGTTTATTAGGCAGTCACCCTTTGTCTAATTAAAATGGAAAGAAAATATTGTGGTATTTAATTGTGATGTATGTCACTATGAATGCTTTTCGTAAGCATGTATTGCTTCATCGTTGTGCATTTCTTGTCGCTGTTTTTTTTGTCATTGATTTACTTCTTCTGAATCTGTAGACCAGTGATTTTGTAGGAGATTTTCAAAGAAATCTGAAAATTAATACCCACAAATCTGAAAATTACCTAAATTAATATCCTATAATATCCTATGAATCTGAAAGTTACCTAAATTAATATCCTATAAATCTGAATATTAATATCCTACAAATCTGAAAATTAATCTCTCTGACAACTACCTAAATTTGCTAATTCTCTCCACTTTCCAAATGGAGAAATATAAACAGATTTTCGTTTTGATGCTTtgaatcctttttttttattaagccATTGCTAATCCCATAAGGAAGTAATGCAATCCTTCTTAGTTGGGACTTCCGCCTTTTGTTTAGACGCGGAAAGGTGAGAGGCTATAGCATCATTTGTCATCCTCCCCTAGAAATATCACATAGAACCAAAATGAGTTCATAAGAATTCAAACTTTGACGCACTGCCTAACTTTGATCCTCTCGACTGCGCTGCCTAACTTTTATCCTCCAATTTGACAGCAGAACAAAAATTCGACAAAGAAGCGCCTAACTTTGATCCTCTTGACTGCACTGCGTAAGTTTTATCCTCTAATTTAACAGCAGAACAAAAATTCGACAAAGAAGAATATTTGGAACGTGCTGGTGAGCGCCAAAAGCAGGTTTGATCTctccaaaattttaattttttgtttgttttttcatatattttcttCTGGTGAGTAGTTTTTTAGGTCAAAGGCCTAACCAACCCCTTAAACTATTAACCCAAAGTCTTGTGTTGATGAGCACAAGTTTCATAATTGCAGTATGCTCTGTTTGAGCAGAAACTCTGAATTTGGAATATCGAATATGGATTGAACTATAACAATTTATCTGTTCCATTTTTTGAACAATGATATGTGGCCATATTTTTGTGACTGTTTGTAGGATTAATGACTTAATTGGTGctatttacaaatttaatttcaaagCCAATTTATTCtcaaaatatttatttacatGGGGGACTCTTTTGGttgattttatatataacttttGTGAAATCACAAATATTCCACAAAAAAGCCTTTTTTTCAGAACTGGACCTGACATCAAATATGAAAAATAGGGAAATTTATATAGTTGTCGTATAAACTTTCAAGATGACTTGGTAATTGTCCCTGTCAGAGATTAACTCATTAACCTtaccatatttttttttctttattccttgAAAGTGTACAATATCTTTCAAATTTTGCTTTTAACAGTGGATGTTAATTCTTACAAATTTATTCTCTTAAACTTGTTATTTCTTCTACATATATATTCccagatttttttatttaaataacaCATTGATTTATGTCTTCTTAAAGCTTGGATACCATTTATCTTACCAAGTGCTTCAAGAGGATAAACATAATTCAAATTACAACGTAATAtacaataagaaaataaaaatacactcaGATATGTAAGAACTTTGTGAAGTTTCTTCTATATCCTTCTTAATTTCTTCCAATTTCTGATACTTGTTTAAATAACTTGAACTAACAACAAAGTCTAATG encodes:
- the LOC136218901 gene encoding uncharacterized protein isoform X2, whose product is MASLHTISPHSLLPLPKSIKSTSKILPNSQFIGSKLTHGMNLSRKKQRTDSWVLNSVVQEELDFIPVQSEDFTDQQEEVVMSQIEIEGTELATQVGQLSFEGFSSASSSGIEDDGEARQREVEMDRLIDRTINAMIVLAAGSYAITKLLTIDHDYWHGWTLFEIVRYAPQHNWSAYEEALKTNPVLAKMMISGVVYSVGDWIAQCFEGKPIFEFDRTRMFRSGLVGFTLHGSLSHYYYQFCEELFPFQDWWVVPVKVAFDQTAWAALWNSIYFIALGILRLESPFTIFSELKATFFPMLTAGWKLWPFAHLITYGVIPVEQRLLWVDCVELIWVTILSTYSNEKSEARITEAAEASSE
- the LOC136218901 gene encoding uncharacterized protein isoform X1, whose product is MASLHTISPHSLLPLPKSIKSTSKILPNSQFIGSKLTHGMNLSRKKQRTDSWVLNSVVQEELDFIPVQSEDFTDQQEEVVMSQIEIEGTELATQVGQLSFEGFSSASSSGIEDDGEARQREVEMDRLIDRTINAMIVLAAGSYAITKLLTIDHDYWHGWTLFEIVRYAPQHNWSAYEEALKTNPVLAKMMISGVVYSVGDWIAQCFEGKPIFEFDRTRMFRSGLVGFTLHGSLSHYYYQFCEELFPFQDWWVVPVKVAFDQTAWAALWNSIYFIALGILRLESPFTIFSELKATFFPMLTAGWKLWPFAHLITYGVIPVEQRLLWVDCVELIWVTILSTYSNEKSEARITEAAEASSEQ